In the Victivallis sp. Marseille-Q1083 genome, one interval contains:
- a CDS encoding R3H domain-containing nucleic acid-binding protein: MSDISKIEDQKAKAQKTLAVMLDYLGLDATLNVEEKGSKLAIKVASEDAGRIIGRKGQTLESLQLLLNRIMFKGDEECPRIMLDIDGYARKGGKDRRDDDGSAPEGRGEPRERRERRDRRDRNSVPEEQLISQAQDAAKEVKRWGQPVTLPKMNAHDRRIIHITLQDDPEITTQSEGEGSLKKVVINLKKD, encoded by the coding sequence ATGTCGGACATCAGTAAAATCGAAGATCAGAAAGCCAAAGCCCAGAAGACCCTCGCGGTCATGCTCGATTACCTGGGGCTGGACGCCACGCTCAACGTGGAAGAAAAAGGTTCGAAACTGGCCATCAAAGTGGCCTCGGAAGATGCCGGTCGGATCATCGGCCGCAAGGGTCAAACGCTGGAAAGTCTGCAACTGCTGCTGAACCGTATCATGTTCAAAGGCGACGAAGAGTGCCCGCGCATCATGCTGGACATCGACGGTTATGCCCGCAAAGGCGGCAAAGACCGCCGTGACGACGACGGCAGCGCGCCGGAAGGCCGCGGCGAACCCAGGGAACGCCGGGAACGGCGCGACCGCCGCGACCGCAACAGCGTTCCGGAGGAACAGTTGATCTCCCAGGCGCAGGATGCCGCCAAGGAAGTCAAGCGCTGGGGGCAGCCGGTCACCCTGCCGAAAATGAATGCGCACGACCGGCGGATCATCCATATCACGCTGCAGGATGACCCGGAAATCACCACTCAGAGCGAAGGAGAAGGTTCGCTGAAGAAAGTGGTGATTAATCTCAAAAAAGACT